The stretch of DNA ATACCATTCAGATAAAAATATGGCATATTTGGGGCACCCGAGGAGTCTCTCTTGTGGCCCCTCCCTTCCATACCCTGCTGATCTATCAGCACAGATTAGTTTTTGTCACCTTTTGAACTTcgtattccttttctttttatacaaACACAAACACTCGAGTCATGACTGGGTAGGGTGGTtgaagcctgtaatctcagcactttgggaggccaagatgtgaggatcgcttgagcctgggatttcagagaccagcctgagcaacatagagagacctcatcgccacaaaaaaattaaaaaaaattaaccaggggcggtgtagtcccagctacttaggaggctgaggtgggaggcttgagcccgggaattccaggctgcagtgagccatgattgggccactgcactccagcctgggcaacacagccagaccctgactcaaaacaagcaaacatacaaacaacagaaaagcaGGACTGGctcggtagctcatgcctgcaatcccagcgctttggaaggctgagacgggggtatcgcttgagctcacaagttaaGAGACAAGCCTGGGCGTGGGCTATATAGCGAGATCcaggtctctaccaaaaacaaaaccactcagTTTTTAGTCATCTACAACGCCCTGCCTGGAAGCACGCTATTTTGGGCCTCTgagcctttgcacttgctattccTTCTGCGCTGGGGAGAGCACAAACCCTGCCCGAAACTTCTAAAAATGGTGCCTGGATAAATGAAGGCATCAGAGTTGCGATTGGACGGGCGTCTGTTGGATGGCGCCACGGCTGGCACTTATTGGGAGATGCTCATTGGACAGTCACGTGACTGGACCAAGCCTCCCGAGGGAGCGAGGCAGGTGCGGTCACATGACCCGGCGGCGCTGCGGGGCAGCGGCCATTTTGCGGGGCGGCCACGTGAGGGACGCACGTTCAGTGGGGCTCTCACGTGACCCGGGGCGCGCTGCGGCCGCCCGCGCGGACCCGGCGAGAGGCGGCGGCGGGAGCGGCGGTGATGGACGGGTCCGGGGAGCAGCCCAGAGGCGGGGGTGAGGCGGGAGGCAGACGGGCGGGAGGAGGGCGAGCCCCCTCGCCGGCGGGTCCCAAGATCCTTCCTCTCGGCCTGGGGCTGTGCGATCTCCAAGCACTGAGGGGCAGAAACTCCCGGATCGGGCGCTGCCACACTGCAGCCCCCTCCGTCCTCGGAGGTTCCTGGCTCTCTGATCCCCGTGCCCCGATCCCTGCCTGTCTGGCGCTCTCGGACCCCCGAGAACTAGGGGATCTCGGAAGCCAAGCCCCCGGGCAGGCCCGGGCTTGTCGCCCGCACCACTTCCTGCCTCTGGCACTGGTGGGAGGGGCGGGTCTCGCCTCTGCCCCCTCAGGCCAGGGGTCCGGATGCATTTAGTGTTCCGCTACCCTCTTTCCCCAGGGAGAATGTAGGATACAGGCCCAGCGTCCTGGCCTTTCTCCATCAGGGACTCAGTTGTCTGGGCCTCCCCGTCACATCATCTGCTAGGGTCCCAGAAGTCCAGGGTCCCCAGCTCTGCCCTCCTTCAGGGACCGTGAGCCTCCGCAGCCTCCTGATCCCCTAGAACCCAAGAGTCCAGGcacctcttcccttcctttctcctctagGGCCCACCAGCTCTGAGCAGATCATGAAGACAGGGGCCCTTTTGCTTCAGGGGTGAGTTTGAGGTCTGATTATTGTGGCACAGATTTGAGGAGCGACACCCCGTTCTGATTCTGCACCCTCACTCCATCCCCACTCTAGTTTCATCCAGGATCGAGCAGGGCGAATGGGGGGGGAGACACCCGAGCTGGCCCTGGACCCAGTGCCTCAGGATGCGTCCACCAAGAGGCTGAGCGAGTGTCTCAAGCGCATCGGGGACGAACTGGACAGTAACATGGAGCTGCAGAGGTGTGGGCCCCGGGACCCAGAAATCCAGCCACTGGGCTCCCTGAGAACACAGGAGTCTCAGCCCCGCATTCTCCTCCTCCCCTAAGAATTAGAAGTCTTGGCCCTACAACTCAGCGCAAGCGTTCTGGGCTCCCAGCCGTCCTCTCCACCAGGATCTTAAAACCCTCCTTCAGGGAGTCATTTTTCCCACCTTCCTCAATGTGTGTCTTGTCCCCTTCCCTTGCCCCCCGTTGGCCTGTTGTTTTTCATGTCAGCCTGGcttgggcctcagtctcctcatctttaGTGTGCGGTGGATGTGGGGATGTCCACCATCAGCCTGATGCTGGCTCCCCAGCACTGGTTCTCCTCTCTCCTGCAGGATGATTGCCGCCGTGGACACAGACTCCCCCCGAGAGGTCTTTTTCCGAGTGGCAGCTGACATGTTTTCTGACGGCAACTTCAACTGGGGCCGTGTTGTCGCCCTTTTCTACTTTGCCAGCAAACTGGTGCTCAAGGTGGGCAGCTGCAGGGCAGTGAGCCCAGGGGTGCTCCCCTCAGACCTGTGAGGACCTAGGGATCGTGGGATCAACCCCCTGCAGTGGCCCAGTGACCACAGAGGGCATGGAGAGAGATGGCTGTGCGCTGGGTGTCtgcttattttattcattcaacaagcatttactgggcctgctatgtgccaggcctgTACCTGGCACCTGGGACACAGCACCGTACAAAGCAGGCTGCATCCCTGCTCTCAGGGACTTCACATACAGGGG from Rhinopithecus roxellana isolate Shanxi Qingling chromosome 12, ASM756505v1, whole genome shotgun sequence encodes:
- the BAX gene encoding apoptosis regulator BAX isoform X1, with translation MDGSGEQPRGGGPTSSEQIMKTGALLLQGFIQDRAGRMGGETPELALDPVPQDASTKRLSECLKRIGDELDSNMELQRMIAAVDTDSPREVFFRVAADMFSDGNFNWGRVVALFYFASKLVLKALCTKVPELIRTIMGWTLDFLRERLLGWIQDQGGWDGLLSYFGTPTWQTVTILVAGVLTASLTIWKKMG
- the BAX gene encoding apoptosis regulator BAX isoform X2 gives rise to the protein MDGSGEQPRGGGPTSSEQIMKTGALLLQGMIAAVDTDSPREVFFRVAADMFSDGNFNWGRVVALFYFASKLVLKALCTKVPELIRTIMGWTLDFLRERLLGWIQDQGGWDGLLSYFGTPTWQTVTILVAGVLTASLTIWKKMG